A portion of the Stigmatella aurantiaca DW4/3-1 genome contains these proteins:
- a CDS encoding DUF3969 family protein: MNDSQPIRMTPQEELWLRAEGTVDVQRLVSIAALGMCRALATGTVTSAYACQRLFGPALLARIEKLEAHAELRHAIHLASELEDVAGLVPDKLADSIAEIESKLLKVLADLAPGEMSGDKWLVKTPEVKQPSEQ; this comes from the coding sequence ATGAATGACTCCCAGCCAATTCGCATGACTCCGCAGGAGGAACTATGGCTTCGAGCAGAAGGAACTGTGGACGTGCAGCGCCTGGTTTCCATTGCTGCGCTGGGCATGTGTCGCGCATTGGCGACGGGCACGGTTACCTCAGCGTATGCGTGTCAACGGCTCTTTGGTCCGGCCCTGCTGGCGCGCATTGAGAAACTTGAGGCGCATGCTGAACTCCGCCACGCGATTCACTTGGCCAGTGAACTTGAAGATGTGGCCGGCCTTGTGCCTGATAAACTGGCCGATTCGATTGCCGAGATCGAGAGTAAGCTTTTGAAGGTACTTGCGGACTTGGCTCCAGGCGAAATGTCTGGCGACAAGTGGTTGGTAAAGACGCCCGAGGTGAAACAGCCCTCCGAGCAGTGA
- a CDS encoding DUSAM domain-containing protein: protein MTTEIDWGPIRALGQRVIERGEPLELTDEVRALLQRSAEEVALAPEDAQNALRSIPTATTLLGEIRRRIREGSAQLGAATLRAYDLRDDGDLDSACRQMEEVLAVEVVPLYREHAEAMLREMTQLKSVASSGQVDPKLSDRAQAPILLHRVQQGHPLELNEGMRAFLRRSASDAGMSEAETEEALAIPERAGTLLGQIMQRLRDASDRLESAMYRMTELQDAGDVEGARQQIRDWLAVEVVPRFRRAAEEQLTYLDSLPPAP, encoded by the coding sequence ATGACCACTGAAATCGATTGGGGACCCATTCGAGCCCTGGGACAGCGCGTAATCGAGCGCGGTGAACCGCTCGAGCTCACGGACGAGGTGCGCGCTCTCTTGCAACGTTCCGCAGAAGAGGTAGCGCTCGCTCCAGAGGACGCGCAGAACGCTCTACGCAGTATTCCCACGGCCACCACGCTGCTGGGGGAGATCAGACGCCGCATCCGTGAGGGCTCAGCCCAGCTCGGCGCGGCCACACTCCGGGCTTATGACCTTCGGGATGATGGGGATCTGGACAGCGCGTGCAGGCAGATGGAAGAAGTGCTCGCTGTTGAGGTCGTACCGCTGTACCGGGAGCACGCCGAAGCCATGCTCCGCGAGATGACCCAGCTCAAATCGGTTGCCTCGAGCGGCCAAGTCGATCCGAAGCTCTCTGACCGGGCTCAGGCCCCGATCCTTCTGCATCGAGTTCAGCAAGGACACCCATTGGAACTCAACGAGGGGATGCGCGCCTTCCTGCGAAGGTCCGCCTCTGACGCGGGCATGAGCGAGGCTGAGACGGAAGAGGCTCTCGCAATCCCTGAGCGTGCAGGGACTCTCTTGGGGCAGATCATGCAGCGCCTCCGTGATGCCTCAGACCGGCTTGAGAGCGCCATGTATCGGATGACGGAACTCCAGGACGCAGGGGATGTCGAAGGGGCACGGCAGCAGATCCGCGACTGGCTGGCCGTGGAGGTTGTCCCGAGGTTTCGCCGTGCCGCCGAGGAGCAGCTCACGTACCTGGATTCGCTCCCCCCTGCGCCGTAG
- a CDS encoding BlaI/MecI/CopY family transcriptional regulator has translation MGELKLPRPTDAELAILRVLWKRGPSTVREVHEAFQDGTGYTTLLKLMQIMTEKGLVVRDESQRAHVYSARVPQQKTQRQLVADLMDRAFGGSPAQLALQALSSKKTSPEELAELRRLLDSLEKEEEP, from the coding sequence ATGGGCGAATTGAAACTGCCGCGTCCCACGGACGCCGAGCTGGCGATCCTGCGCGTGCTCTGGAAGCGAGGCCCCAGCACGGTCCGGGAGGTGCACGAGGCCTTCCAGGATGGGACGGGCTACACCACCCTTCTCAAGCTGATGCAGATCATGACCGAGAAAGGGCTCGTGGTCCGCGATGAGTCCCAGCGCGCGCACGTCTACAGCGCGCGTGTCCCACAGCAGAAGACACAGCGGCAGCTCGTGGCGGATCTCATGGATCGCGCCTTCGGAGGGTCACCGGCCCAGCTTGCCCTGCAGGCGTTGTCCTCGAAGAAAACCTCACCCGAAGAGCTGGCCGAGTTGCGCCGGCTCCTGGATTCGCTGGAGAAGGAGGAAGAGCCATGA
- a CDS encoding M56 family metallopeptidase, with amino-acid sequence MTHIILESLGWALLHLLWQGALVAAVLALGLRLLGQRASARYGLACGALGAMLVLPVATGWQHFQAARLRAPSASPWVSLAKTPEASPHAATDSTVPPPAVSAPFASPASVPTFLPQTALEATRLRGLLPWLVLAWGLGVVASSLRLLAGWMRLRRSVRAASPVPEEWQQRLEALSRRLGMKRAVRLLQSTALDVPSALGWLRPVVLLPVFTLTGLSTRQLEMILAHELAHIRRHDFVVNLLQTLVETLLFYHPAIWWMSHVIRVERENCCDDLAAGLTGNTLSYARALTALEALRVLPSLEPTPALSALGGSLPERVRRLVAAPSSRCASRWAAGASVLTLMSSLAVAAPLTTLVLPSQAPRTFLAASPATPAAVPPATPPANTSSPVPAPSTAAAPKPAVAPPPPPSPAPKPSPSSRPSPRPAEEESPRVGKDKLSVDQLVALKVAGVTPSTLQSVEAMGYEPTVDTLTQFGHAGITEEYMKGLSASFGKPPSAEELVQLKHLGVTAAEVEAMKRLGFSKVTPDTLASAHAVGVNEAYVSELKAAGYTGLELERITDMRAVGVTPDFIQSMREAGLKDLSTDDLTQLRVLGVSPAFIQEMRDAGLEALTTEELIRLRTSGIDTDFIRRLSRQPKQ; translated from the coding sequence ATGACGCACATCATCCTGGAGTCTCTGGGCTGGGCGCTGTTGCACTTGCTGTGGCAGGGAGCGCTCGTGGCGGCGGTGCTCGCCCTTGGGCTGCGCCTGCTGGGACAGCGGGCCAGCGCCCGCTATGGGCTGGCCTGTGGCGCGCTCGGCGCAATGCTCGTCTTGCCTGTCGCCACCGGCTGGCAGCACTTCCAGGCCGCACGGCTCCGGGCCCCCAGCGCCTCCCCCTGGGTCTCCCTCGCGAAGACACCGGAGGCATCCCCGCACGCGGCCACGGACAGCACCGTGCCCCCCCCGGCCGTCTCCGCCCCCTTCGCCTCACCTGCTTCCGTGCCCACGTTCCTGCCCCAGACCGCCCTGGAGGCCACGCGGCTCCGCGGCCTCCTGCCCTGGCTGGTGCTCGCCTGGGGGCTGGGGGTGGTGGCCTCCTCCTTGCGGCTGCTGGCCGGGTGGATGCGCCTGCGCCGGAGCGTGCGCGCGGCTTCGCCCGTGCCCGAGGAGTGGCAACAGCGGCTGGAGGCACTCTCGCGGCGCCTCGGGATGAAGCGCGCGGTGCGCCTGCTCCAGTCCACGGCGCTCGACGTGCCCTCGGCCCTGGGGTGGCTGCGGCCCGTGGTGCTGCTGCCCGTCTTCACGCTCACCGGCCTGTCCACGCGGCAGCTCGAGATGATCCTCGCGCACGAGCTGGCACACATCCGCCGCCATGACTTCGTGGTGAACCTGCTCCAGACCTTGGTGGAAACACTGCTCTTCTATCACCCGGCCATCTGGTGGATGTCCCACGTCATCCGCGTGGAGCGTGAGAACTGCTGTGACGATCTGGCCGCGGGCCTGACGGGCAACACCCTCTCCTACGCCCGGGCACTCACGGCGCTGGAGGCGCTGCGCGTGCTGCCCTCCCTGGAGCCCACCCCCGCCCTCTCCGCCCTGGGCGGCTCGCTGCCGGAGCGCGTGCGCCGTCTCGTGGCCGCGCCCTCGTCTCGCTGCGCCTCGCGGTGGGCCGCGGGGGCTTCCGTCCTCACACTGATGAGCAGCCTCGCGGTCGCTGCCCCCCTGACCACGCTGGTGCTGCCCTCCCAGGCCCCCCGCACCTTCCTGGCCGCAAGCCCCGCCACTCCTGCCGCGGTCCCGCCCGCCACCCCGCCCGCAAACACCTCTTCCCCCGTCCCCGCGCCCAGCACGGCCGCCGCCCCCAAGCCTGCCGTTGCGCCCCCCCCCCCGCCTTCGCCCGCTCCCAAGCCTTCTCCCTCGTCCAGGCCCTCCCCCCGCCCAGCGGAAGAGGAGAGCCCGCGCGTGGGCAAGGACAAGCTCTCGGTGGATCAGCTCGTCGCGTTGAAGGTCGCGGGCGTCACCCCCAGCACCCTCCAGTCAGTGGAGGCCATGGGCTACGAGCCGACAGTGGATACCCTGACGCAGTTCGGCCACGCGGGCATCACCGAGGAGTACATGAAGGGCCTCAGCGCCAGCTTTGGCAAGCCACCGTCCGCGGAGGAACTGGTGCAACTCAAGCACCTGGGGGTCACCGCCGCGGAAGTGGAGGCCATGAAGCGGCTGGGCTTCTCGAAAGTCACCCCGGACACCCTGGCGAGCGCCCACGCGGTGGGCGTGAACGAGGCGTACGTGAGCGAGCTGAAGGCCGCGGGATACACGGGCCTGGAGCTGGAGCGGATCACGGACATGCGCGCCGTGGGCGTCACGCCGGACTTCATCCAGAGCATGCGCGAGGCCGGTCTGAAGGACCTCTCCACCGATGACCTGACCCAGTTGCGCGTCCTCGGCGTGAGTCCCGCCTTCATCCAGGAAATGAGAGACGCCGGTCTGGAGGCGCTCACCACCGAGGAGCTGATCCGCCTGCGGACCAGCGGCATCGACACGGACTTCATCCGCCGGCTGTCGCGGCAGCCGAAACAGTGA
- a CDS encoding efflux RND transporter permease subunit, with protein MLTRIIDWSLNHRAAVLLGTVALAISGVLSFRALPLDALPDTTPAQVQVNTLVPALTPVEVERQVTAPIEQALAGLPHLEEMRSLSKSGLSQVTLQFGDGTEVWFARQQVSERLDRVSMPRGIERPTLGPVATGLGEIFHYLVKSRTRSLTELRTLHDWVIAPRLRSVPGLAEVNSWGGEEKQWHVVVEPRRLQQFHLSLGDLYRALEANNANVGGGRVEHGGGAHLVLGVGALEDGKAVEDVVVAARDGVPVRVRDVARVEVGSEIRRGATTADGEGEAVLGLGFMLMGENSHEVTRALAERLAEVRKSLPQDVQVDIVYERTELVEQVLNTVRTNLFEGALLVIAILFLFLGNWRAGLIVAAAIPLSLLFAFNAMLRFGIAGTLMSLGAIDFGLVVDSSVILVENAERRLTEAAGRRSVLEVVRDAAVEVRKPTLFGELIIMVVYLPILTLEGVEGKLFRPMALTLIFALLGSAILSMTLMPVLASFALKPGGKAHREPRLVTLLQRLYRPVLDGALRHGRAVLTGAVLLVVGAAVAAGWLGSEFVPRLSEGTLVINTVRLAEVSLAESVRYGGQIENLLRHQFPDEVKRVWTRTGTAEVATDPMGIELSDVFVTLQPREQWKRADTQEELVAEMKAELADLPGMRMAFLQPIEMRVNEMLAGVRGDVAIKLFGEDLDILKAKAREVEALVRPLDGAADVTVEQVTGQPILQVTVDRAAIARYGIPARDVLDVVEAVGTRTVGEVREGERRFDLAVRLSEEYRQSPAQLATVSVVAPDGVRVPLGRLATLREVSGPTTLQREWGQRRLIIQANVRGRDLGGFVDDVRRTLDEKLELPTGYSVRMGGAFENLERARKRLLIVVPIALALIFLLLYLTYGRVLDALRIFAGVPFALVGGVLALLARGMPFSISAAVGFIALSGVSVLGDMVLVSRVRQLLQRGRTLGDALREAALSRLRPVLMTSSVAALGFVPMALNTGVGAEVQRPLATVVIGGVLSSTLLTLLVLPVLYSVFSAVQDKEDDRPQEKPDTGGTAHRAVS; from the coding sequence ATGCTCACCCGCATCATCGATTGGAGCCTGAACCACCGCGCGGCGGTGCTCTTGGGCACGGTGGCGCTCGCCATCTCCGGTGTGCTCTCCTTCCGGGCGCTGCCCCTGGACGCCCTCCCGGACACCACGCCCGCACAGGTCCAGGTGAACACCCTCGTGCCAGCGCTCACGCCCGTGGAGGTGGAGCGTCAGGTCACCGCGCCCATCGAGCAGGCCCTCGCGGGACTCCCCCACCTGGAGGAGATGCGCTCCCTCTCCAAGTCTGGGCTGTCTCAGGTGACGCTCCAGTTCGGCGATGGCACGGAGGTGTGGTTCGCGAGGCAACAGGTGTCGGAGCGGCTGGACCGGGTGAGCATGCCCCGGGGCATCGAGCGCCCAACGCTGGGCCCGGTGGCCACGGGGCTGGGAGAGATCTTCCACTACCTGGTGAAAAGCCGGACGCGGAGCCTCACGGAACTGCGAACGCTTCATGACTGGGTCATCGCGCCACGGCTGCGCAGCGTGCCGGGGCTGGCGGAGGTGAACAGCTGGGGCGGCGAGGAGAAACAATGGCACGTGGTGGTGGAACCCCGGCGGCTCCAACAGTTCCACCTGTCGCTGGGAGACCTCTACCGCGCCCTGGAGGCCAACAACGCCAACGTGGGGGGCGGGAGGGTGGAGCATGGCGGGGGGGCGCACCTCGTGCTCGGCGTGGGAGCCCTGGAAGACGGCAAGGCGGTGGAGGACGTCGTCGTGGCCGCCCGCGATGGCGTGCCCGTGCGCGTGCGGGACGTGGCCCGGGTGGAGGTGGGCAGCGAGATCCGCCGGGGCGCGACCACCGCGGACGGTGAAGGCGAGGCGGTGCTGGGCCTGGGCTTCATGCTCATGGGAGAGAACTCCCACGAGGTGACGCGGGCGCTCGCCGAGCGGCTGGCCGAGGTGCGCAAGAGCCTGCCCCAGGACGTGCAAGTGGACATCGTCTACGAGCGCACGGAGCTGGTGGAGCAGGTGCTGAACACGGTGCGAACGAACCTCTTCGAGGGGGCGCTCCTCGTCATCGCCATCCTCTTCCTCTTCCTGGGCAACTGGCGGGCGGGGCTCATCGTGGCGGCGGCCATTCCCCTGTCGCTGCTGTTCGCCTTCAACGCGATGCTGCGCTTCGGCATCGCGGGCACGCTCATGTCTCTGGGCGCCATCGATTTTGGTCTCGTCGTGGACTCGTCCGTCATCCTCGTGGAGAACGCGGAGCGGAGACTCACCGAGGCCGCAGGACGCCGCAGTGTCCTGGAGGTGGTGCGTGACGCGGCCGTCGAGGTGCGCAAGCCCACCCTCTTTGGCGAGCTCATCATCATGGTGGTGTACCTGCCCATCCTCACGCTCGAAGGGGTGGAGGGAAAGCTCTTCCGCCCCATGGCGCTCACCCTCATCTTCGCCTTGCTCGGCAGTGCGATCCTCTCCATGACGCTGATGCCAGTGCTCGCCTCCTTCGCGCTGAAGCCTGGCGGGAAAGCGCACCGCGAGCCCCGCCTCGTGACGCTGCTCCAGCGTCTCTACCGGCCGGTGCTCGACGGAGCCCTCCGCCACGGCCGGGCCGTGCTCACCGGGGCCGTCCTTCTGGTCGTGGGGGCCGCCGTGGCCGCCGGGTGGCTCGGCAGTGAGTTCGTTCCGCGTCTGTCCGAGGGAACCCTCGTCATCAACACCGTCCGGCTGGCCGAGGTCTCGCTTGCCGAGTCCGTGCGCTACGGCGGGCAGATCGAAAACCTCCTGCGCCACCAGTTCCCAGACGAGGTGAAGCGCGTGTGGACGCGCACCGGCACGGCGGAGGTGGCGACGGACCCCATGGGCATCGAGCTGTCCGATGTCTTCGTCACCCTCCAGCCCCGTGAGCAGTGGAAGCGCGCCGACACCCAAGAGGAACTCGTGGCGGAAATGAAGGCGGAGCTGGCGGATCTCCCGGGCATGCGCATGGCGTTCCTCCAGCCCATTGAAATGCGCGTCAACGAGATGCTCGCCGGGGTGCGTGGAGATGTGGCCATCAAACTCTTCGGGGAGGACCTGGACATCTTGAAGGCCAAGGCGCGCGAGGTGGAGGCACTGGTGCGCCCTCTGGACGGCGCTGCGGACGTCACCGTGGAGCAGGTGACGGGTCAGCCCATCTTGCAAGTGACGGTGGACCGCGCGGCCATCGCCCGCTACGGCATTCCAGCCCGGGACGTGCTGGATGTGGTAGAGGCCGTGGGCACGCGCACCGTGGGGGAAGTGCGCGAAGGCGAGCGGCGGTTCGACTTGGCGGTGCGACTGAGCGAGGAATACCGGCAGAGCCCGGCCCAGCTCGCCACCGTGTCCGTGGTCGCCCCCGATGGGGTCCGGGTGCCGCTGGGACGCCTGGCCACCTTGCGCGAGGTGTCTGGCCCCACCACCCTCCAGAGGGAGTGGGGCCAGCGCCGGCTCATCATTCAAGCCAACGTGCGGGGGCGCGATCTGGGAGGCTTCGTGGACGACGTGCGCCGCACCCTGGACGAGAAGCTGGAATTGCCCACGGGATATTCCGTCCGCATGGGGGGGGCCTTCGAGAACCTGGAGCGTGCCCGGAAGCGGCTCCTGATCGTGGTGCCCATCGCCCTGGCGCTCATCTTCCTCTTGCTCTACCTCACGTATGGCCGCGTGTTGGATGCCCTGCGCATCTTCGCGGGCGTGCCTTTCGCGCTGGTGGGCGGTGTGCTGGCGCTCCTCGCACGCGGCATGCCCTTCTCGATCTCCGCAGCCGTGGGTTTCATCGCCCTCTCGGGCGTCTCGGTGCTGGGAGACATGGTGCTCGTCAGCCGCGTGCGCCAGCTCCTTCAGCGGGGCAGGACGCTCGGAGACGCCCTCCGTGAGGCAGCCCTGTCACGCCTGCGTCCAGTGCTGATGACGTCCTCCGTCGCGGCCCTCGGGTTCGTTCCCATGGCGCTCAACACAGGGGTCGGCGCAGAGGTACAGCGCCCCCTGGCCACCGTGGTCATCGGAGGCGTCCTCTCTTCGACCCTGTTGACGCTGCTGGTGCTGCCTGTTCTCTACTCGGTGTTCAGCGCGGTTCAGGACAAGGAGGACGACCGCCCTCAAGAGAAGCCAGACACCGGCGGAACAGCCCACCGAGCGGTGAGCTGA
- a CDS encoding serine/threonine-protein kinase: MTDVQGLDTLGVGSQVGPWRLERLAGRGSFGLVFQARRDGQPQSEPVALKVALAPDDARYAREVELLSRLRHPAVPALVDRGQWHPQGGPLYPFLVMQWVEGLRLYDWARVYDPTSRQLLKVLAQVARALEVLEAVGGVHRDVKGDNILVGSDGRASLMDFGSGTWMGAPLLTQGMPPSTAEYQAPEAIRFSWYLRWERHTHYEARASDDIYALGVTAYRVVTGRYPPPGTDPMGRHQGQQVPMPKRSPVRSLNACVAPELETLIERMLSPVAEARPRAREVAEAAEAAVEHAGSEADVPMLAGSRLVAKADTGQAPLRFTAPRVLEWLAAASVSALMILGTWWVMHEQRFEAAPLEMEEEWREEGLQGVRTTGLADAGLSEWTSLEGQPVSSNRIGLDMPRKPFQGQLRPNGSNRCPRQTQIAINGGCWVALRDAHPPCGGEGYEWKGGCYYPAYDMPRQPTSEPP; encoded by the coding sequence ATGACGGACGTACAGGGCCTCGACACTCTGGGGGTGGGCAGCCAGGTGGGTCCCTGGCGCTTGGAGCGGCTTGCCGGACGTGGAAGCTTCGGGCTGGTGTTCCAGGCTCGCCGCGACGGACAGCCTCAGTCCGAGCCCGTGGCCTTGAAGGTCGCCCTCGCGCCCGACGACGCGCGCTATGCTCGAGAGGTGGAACTGCTCTCGCGCCTTCGTCATCCGGCTGTGCCCGCCTTGGTGGACCGAGGGCAGTGGCACCCCCAGGGAGGACCCCTGTATCCCTTTCTGGTCATGCAGTGGGTGGAGGGACTGAGGCTGTACGACTGGGCCCGGGTGTATGACCCTACCTCCCGGCAGTTGTTGAAGGTGTTGGCTCAGGTCGCACGGGCACTGGAGGTATTGGAGGCGGTCGGTGGGGTTCACCGGGATGTCAAAGGCGACAATATCTTGGTGGGGAGTGATGGCCGGGCGAGCCTGATGGATTTCGGGTCGGGGACTTGGATGGGGGCTCCCTTGTTGACCCAAGGCATGCCGCCCAGCACGGCCGAATACCAGGCGCCCGAGGCCATCCGGTTCTCCTGGTACCTTCGTTGGGAGCGCCACACGCATTACGAGGCGCGGGCTTCGGATGACATCTACGCGCTGGGAGTGACGGCGTACCGGGTGGTGACCGGGAGGTATCCCCCTCCTGGAACGGATCCGATGGGTCGGCATCAGGGACAACAGGTGCCCATGCCGAAGCGCTCACCGGTGAGGTCGCTGAATGCCTGTGTGGCCCCAGAACTGGAGACGCTCATTGAGCGGATGCTGTCGCCGGTGGCCGAGGCGAGGCCCCGGGCTCGGGAAGTGGCGGAGGCGGCGGAGGCAGCCGTCGAACATGCGGGGTCCGAAGCGGATGTCCCGATGCTCGCAGGCAGTCGCCTCGTGGCGAAGGCGGACACGGGACAAGCCCCTTTGCGGTTCACCGCGCCCCGGGTGCTGGAGTGGTTGGCTGCTGCCTCTGTGAGCGCGCTCATGATTCTGGGGACGTGGTGGGTCATGCACGAGCAGCGATTTGAGGCTGCTCCGCTGGAGATGGAAGAAGAATGGAGAGAGGAGGGATTGCAGGGGGTACGAACCACGGGTCTGGCGGATGCGGGGCTGAGCGAATGGACAAGCTTGGAGGGACAACCTGTCTCATCCAACCGTATCGGGCTCGATATGCCCCGTAAACCCTTTCAGGGGCAGCTTCGGCCAAATGGAAGCAATCGATGCCCCCGTCAGACGCAAATAGCCATCAATGGTGGATGTTGGGTTGCTTTGCGCGATGCCCATCCCCCCTGTGGAGGGGAAGGTTATGAGTGGAAGGGAGGCTGCTATTATCCCGCGTATGACATGCCACGGCAGCCCACTTCCGAGCCGCCATAG
- a CDS encoding efflux RND transporter periplasmic adaptor subunit encodes MRPARIHSIALAVLLIWGAAACTKSPPPPSAAVSPPRHADAGSPMAAEASQGIHLCEHGVPADLCTRCIPELVDVFKAQGDWCEEHQVPESHCRTCNPALTFTAPASTPKDWCQEHAVPESQCTKCHPQLIARFIEAGDYCREHGFPESVCPHCHPERVKAAGATPPVFPPPGMRVRLASEETAREAGLVTQRVEERHLARTLEVVGQLAFNHNRHAPLSARGDVLVLKVHADVGDEVKEGQPLAEVASASVGEDQGRLLAAQARVSAARAALAREQSLVQRGISARQDMEQAQTELASAEGAMAAARAALSAAGAGSASAQGQYTLRAPLSGTVVSRDAVPGQHVAAGQTLLHVADLSTLWAQLDIPEADALSVRAGQKVTLHFEGIPGETREATLTRVGASVDPATRTVRARVELPNPDHALKAGLFLRGRIQISEARAAWVVPRQAIQRAEGRFLVFVKKEVGLYEPVAVELGTETPEQVEVVKGLMPGAEVVTTGAFLLKTEILKDSIGAGCCEEGGE; translated from the coding sequence ATGAGGCCTGCCCGCATCCATTCGATCGCGCTCGCAGTGCTCCTGATCTGGGGAGCCGCCGCGTGCACGAAGAGCCCTCCGCCTCCCTCCGCGGCCGTCTCCCCCCCGCGCCACGCGGATGCGGGCAGCCCCATGGCCGCCGAAGCCTCCCAGGGCATTCATTTGTGTGAGCATGGCGTGCCAGCGGATCTGTGCACGCGGTGCATCCCCGAACTCGTGGATGTCTTCAAAGCCCAGGGCGATTGGTGTGAGGAGCACCAGGTGCCCGAGTCGCACTGCCGCACATGCAACCCCGCCCTCACCTTCACGGCACCCGCCTCCACGCCCAAAGACTGGTGCCAGGAGCACGCGGTTCCGGAATCCCAATGCACGAAGTGCCACCCGCAGCTCATCGCGCGCTTCATTGAAGCAGGCGACTACTGCCGGGAGCATGGCTTCCCGGAATCGGTCTGCCCTCATTGCCACCCGGAGCGGGTCAAGGCCGCGGGCGCAACGCCCCCGGTCTTCCCCCCTCCCGGCATGCGCGTGCGCCTCGCCTCGGAGGAAACCGCGCGAGAGGCGGGCCTTGTCACGCAACGCGTGGAGGAACGGCACCTCGCCCGGACCCTGGAGGTGGTGGGCCAGCTCGCCTTCAATCACAACCGTCACGCCCCGCTCTCGGCCCGGGGAGACGTGCTCGTCCTGAAGGTGCACGCCGACGTGGGCGATGAGGTGAAGGAAGGCCAACCCCTGGCCGAGGTGGCGTCCGCCTCCGTGGGGGAGGACCAGGGCCGCCTCCTCGCGGCTCAGGCGCGCGTCTCCGCCGCCCGTGCGGCCCTCGCCCGTGAACAGTCCCTCGTTCAGCGGGGCATCAGCGCCAGGCAGGACATGGAGCAGGCCCAGACCGAGCTGGCCTCGGCGGAAGGCGCGATGGCCGCGGCACGCGCGGCGCTCTCCGCCGCGGGGGCAGGGAGCGCGAGCGCTCAAGGGCAGTACACGCTCAGGGCCCCTCTGTCCGGCACGGTGGTGTCACGGGATGCCGTCCCCGGCCAGCACGTGGCCGCTGGCCAGACACTCCTTCACGTGGCAGACCTCTCCACCCTCTGGGCACAGCTCGACATTCCCGAGGCAGACGCCCTGTCCGTGCGCGCGGGCCAGAAGGTGACGCTCCACTTCGAGGGCATTCCCGGAGAGACACGCGAGGCCACCCTCACCCGCGTCGGCGCGTCCGTGGATCCGGCCACCCGCACCGTGCGCGCCCGCGTGGAGTTGCCCAACCCGGACCATGCCCTCAAGGCAGGCCTCTTCCTGAGAGGGCGCATTCAAATCTCCGAAGCGCGTGCGGCATGGGTGGTTCCCCGCCAAGCCATCCAGCGCGCGGAGGGCCGCTTCCTCGTCTTCGTGAAGAAGGAAGTAGGCCTCTATGAACCCGTCGCCGTGGAGCTGGGAACGGAAACCCCCGAGCAGGTGGAGGTGGTGAAGGGGCTCATGCCTGGCGCCGAGGTCGTCACCACGGGGGCGTTTCTCCTCAAAACGGAGATCCTCAAGGACTCCATTGGTGCGGGCTGTTGTGAGGAAGGCGGCGAGTAG
- a CDS encoding TlpA family protein disulfide reductase, whose amino-acid sequence MASLLLLAAPPGCQNEPPPPYVRLGGTAPNLTDMPSSRAWLWVFWASWCPPCREELPSLLKLAEQPPEGLRVVVFSHDAHLQAVESFLGGPPPAGLHLRLDEAHAAAGALGIDALPASILVIDGRLTARFSGSRDWDSRAMRRLLGKLLQEPSPAAVPAR is encoded by the coding sequence ATGGCCAGTCTGCTCCTGCTGGCCGCACCGCCCGGTTGTCAGAACGAGCCGCCACCGCCCTATGTCCGGCTCGGTGGGACGGCCCCCAACCTCACGGACATGCCTTCGTCCCGGGCATGGCTCTGGGTCTTCTGGGCCTCCTGGTGCCCCCCCTGCCGGGAGGAGCTGCCGTCCCTCTTGAAGCTGGCGGAGCAGCCCCCGGAAGGGCTGCGGGTCGTTGTCTTCAGCCACGATGCGCACCTCCAAGCCGTCGAGTCCTTCCTGGGGGGCCCTCCTCCAGCCGGGCTTCACCTGCGCCTGGATGAGGCGCACGCGGCCGCCGGCGCACTCGGCATCGATGCGCTCCCCGCGAGCATCCTGGTCATCGACGGACGCCTGACCGCTCGCTTCTCGGGCAGCAGGGACTGGGATTCCCGGGCCATGCGGCGCCTGCTGGGGAAATTGCTCCAGGAGCCGTCCCCCGCGGCGGTCCCTGCACGTTGA